Below is a genomic region from Miscanthus floridulus cultivar M001 chromosome 1, ASM1932011v1, whole genome shotgun sequence.
tctagcacgctctgacgaatcggttgcggaaaacctaaggaccaaaagcccaactcagggccagaaggctggttgagtcgcgagacagcctaagcctccgggctacagcgctccctcaccacctttcgcccaggggacggcttaggctccaaagaggttttttgcaaaTAAATCAGATCATAGACAactagagggcagaggctcggaaatacaagacaaacAATTAAtgaaacacgagtactttaaaaagaaaggcctcgatggccacaagcgttacgatacaaatctaattcctactctatttacatggccacctgggcccaggtcaaggctcagcacCTCCGACATCGGCAGatggcgggggagggaccacctcctcttcaaacaacgttgccagcacggtgccagggccttccgccacctccaacagcttcgtcaccacctcgtcggccttgttgtcatcatcgggcaagacgtagccatcgctgatggcttgaaggTCGACACCAacatagtgcgaggcgatgacggccagtgcgcgcttgacgcccgtgtgcagcgctcctcggagccgctcatgcacttgaccgctcagtgcagtcagacggctcccaagggagctgcctaactgaaccccctcgaccgccAGGGCGTTGTAGGCGGCACGGGCAGCACTCTCCAGCGcctcatgctccccgatctcggtctcgagcaccgtctcaaccgcgctggaagcctcgactacccgggtaacctccgcctctgactctgcaccacggaaaacggaatgaggttgagcgagggaaaaaaTAGCCTAAATTAGGGGCGGAAgcctacggaactcacccttggccttctgctcccaccGTCGagtctcgacctgacaggccttggctttctccttccagcgcagggcctcggcccgggaagcctcggccttctccttcaggcgctgggccaagacctgagaagcctcggccgccctagaagcttcactccctagctctgcgtcacacaaggaagttagggaacaaacataaggaaaagaaaataaaatgagggaaccaggactcaccctcggccgtccccctccaaaccatagcctcggTTCATGAGGCCTCAGCtgctgcaagggcctcatccaaagcaccTTTTGCCAGCCGGTGCACGTTCtgttccgcccctagctgcccagcaagagtcgtggccgaggccgtagcttctaCGGCTCGAGCCCTGAAGGCGTCCCGATCATTGgccgcgcgggtgagctcctcctccaattccttgacccgcgccaccagaggggcgagctgctcctgggccgtggccgccttgaccttcgcgtcggcacaacgaaggtggaggtcctccacctctgcgctccacGCCGACAagagctcgttggcgccggcaagaaggcccttctgctgctgaagctggtcccagacatccctctcctggtggaggaagaccgacttcccaagagatcgggtctcgagctcctgggggaaacagaataggggtcaatccctacaaagaaagctcggaaaaagaccaccgcatgggaaaagaaagcacgaacctaggcgactccgggcaaatcgttggccaccacggacagcgccgtccatagagatcgctccgccagctggcggtactgctcgaacgtgTCCCAGCGACCACCCTTAGCCGCGTCCtagagggcaaacagaggctctaCCTCAGGATCATCCCAGCTTTGCCACAGGACGCGCGGGTGGTTCCACCCGCGGGGTTCGGGTCACACCCGCgcgagggctgagcttccctcgcccggaGTTGGAACTGGCTGTTCCACGACACCGGCCGCCTCGGCGCCGGCCATCTCTtgtgcccgggaagtatcgtcggaggagatcagaagaatctccacctcccgggcgctctctcgcaacggcggcaggccctgaaccaagggtgccaccaagGCCTTCGCTGCCTTCATCTCCATTTCCTGGGCTGGCAGCCCCGCCATGATCGCGTCAGcatcggtggtcccgggggctgcggcctctgccatcgtggcctcggtggtcccgggggctccggcctccgccatcgaggcctcggcggtctcgggggctccggcctccaccatcgtggcctcaGCGGTCGCGAGGGCCCCGGTGCCCGCCGCAGCGGCCTCGATGGTCCCGGGCGCCACAGTCTCCGTCGCCCCGGCCTACGAAACCCCGGGGACCTCGGTCCTGGTGGTCTCGGCGGCCAAGGGAACCTCGGCCGCATCCAACCCACGAGCCTCGCCATCGCGGGGCGGAGGCGCTACCTCCCCTTCCTGTGTTAGGG
It encodes:
- the LOC136469368 gene encoding uncharacterized protein produces the protein MVEAGAPETAEASMAEAGAPGTTEATMAEAAAPGTTDADAIMAGLPAQEMEMKAAKALVAPLVQGLPPLRESAREVEILLISSDDTSRAQEMAGAEAAGVVEQPVPTPGEGSSALARERDVWDQLQQQKGLLAGANELLSAWSAEVEDLHLRCADAKVKAATAQEQLAPLVARVKELEEELTRAANDRDAFRARAVEATASATTLAGQLGAEQNVHRLAKESEAEVTRVVEASSAVETVLETEIGEHEALESAARAAYNALAVEGVQLGSSLGSRLTALSGQVHERLRGALHTGVKRALAVIASHYVGVDLQAISDGYVLPDDDNKADEVVTKLLEVAEGPGTVLATLFEEEVVPPPPSADVGGAEP